In a single window of the Balneola vulgaris DSM 17893 genome:
- a CDS encoding RagB/SusD family nutrient uptake outer membrane protein, translating into MFNKNKYKTKGSIRSKVLKGFSVLALTGFISCQDLDVVNTNAPDRERALSNPGDVEVLISSTFQDLWGRTQTSGTSINSMPVVADEFTGTYANNASLELSSEPRVAYTNNPTSSAHEIGRYQWYAWYSALSSANEGLTAINNGLVIPDENGDDVTARAEAFARFMQGVSLGYLGMLFDQASIADENTDLEDAQALEYRPYDEVLDFAIAKLEEAITFMENNTFTLPSEWIDGNPLSNTEMAKVAHSYIARIMVYGARTPAERAALDWDKVLTHLDNGITEDFDVTLSSSGLYSYYLNRAQSNGSYRSHADYKLIGPADTSGAYQTWINAEPNDRQPFLIETPDRRVTDAGDPETGGKYFRYRSEALPNPDRGSYHMSYYQWYRYSGAYYTGTMTIMSIEEMDLMRAEAHVQNGEPALALPYVNDTRVNNGELAPVTVAGVPAGSIPLNADGSEGSLLDAIYYERMLECAGTDALRAYLDRRGSGTLTTGTFYQFPVPGRELQSLGMEIYTFGGVGNDGAAQ; encoded by the coding sequence ATGTTTAATAAAAATAAATACAAAACGAAGGGATCTATTCGTTCTAAAGTGCTAAAAGGATTTTCCGTACTAGCTCTTACCGGATTCATCTCTTGTCAAGACCTTGATGTAGTAAATACTAATGCTCCTGATCGCGAGCGAGCATTAAGTAACCCAGGTGATGTGGAAGTACTTATCTCAAGTACCTTTCAAGATCTTTGGGGTCGTACTCAAACTTCTGGTACCTCTATCAACTCTATGCCCGTTGTGGCTGATGAGTTTACGGGTACTTACGCTAACAACGCTTCGCTTGAGTTAAGCTCTGAGCCAAGAGTTGCTTACACAAACAACCCTACTTCTTCAGCACACGAAATTGGAAGATATCAGTGGTACGCATGGTATTCTGCTCTTTCAAGTGCAAACGAAGGGCTTACAGCTATCAACAATGGGTTAGTAATTCCTGATGAGAACGGTGATGATGTAACAGCTCGCGCTGAAGCATTTGCTCGTTTCATGCAAGGGGTTAGCCTTGGTTACTTAGGTATGTTATTTGATCAGGCTTCTATTGCTGATGAGAATACCGATCTTGAAGATGCGCAAGCATTAGAGTACCGCCCATATGACGAAGTATTAGACTTCGCGATTGCAAAGTTAGAAGAAGCAATCACATTTATGGAAAACAATACCTTTACACTACCTAGCGAGTGGATTGATGGCAACCCATTATCGAATACCGAAATGGCTAAAGTTGCTCATTCTTATATCGCTCGTATCATGGTATATGGTGCTCGTACTCCAGCTGAGCGTGCAGCTCTAGATTGGGATAAAGTGCTTACTCACTTAGACAATGGTATCACTGAGGACTTTGATGTTACGCTAAGTAGCTCTGGTCTTTATAGCTACTATCTAAACCGTGCTCAAAGCAATGGTTCATACAGATCTCATGCTGATTACAAGTTAATTGGCCCTGCCGATACTTCAGGTGCATACCAAACTTGGATCAATGCTGAGCCTAACGATCGTCAGCCTTTCCTAATCGAAACGCCAGACCGTCGTGTTACCGATGCTGGTGATCCTGAAACGGGTGGTAAATACTTCCGTTACCGTTCAGAAGCTCTTCCTAATCCTGATCGTGGTAGCTACCACATGTCGTACTACCAATGGTACCGCTACAGTGGCGCATACTATACAGGCACTATGACTATCATGTCTATAGAAGAAATGGACCTAATGCGTGCGGAAGCTCATGTTCAAAATGGTGAGCCTGCTCTTGCACTCCCATACGTTAACGACACTCGTGTTAACAATGGTGAATTAGCACCTGTTACCGTAGCTGGTGTACCTGCAGGTTCTATTCCGTTAAACGCGGATGGCAGTGAAGGTTCGTTACTAGATGCTATTTACTACGAGCGTATGCTTGAGTGTGCAGGTACAGATGCTCTTCGTGCATACCTAGATCGTCGTGGTTCAGGTACACTTACCACTGGTACATTCTATCAATTCCCAGTTCCTGGGCGTGAATTACAATCTCTAGGAATGGAGATTTACACCTTTGGTGGAGTTGGCAACGATGGTGCCGCTCAATAA
- a CDS encoding SusC/RagA family TonB-linked outer membrane protein, translating to MRKHATVMFALFLAMFVGFAQPSAIGQDQNSNFVPLDWYAHNESTSAFKQKIDIDLKNLLLEDALKAIEKKGKIRLTYDRAILPKKRVTLSRSNISIIDAITAAISNTPLKVMASPSGQVVIMENKSSNEVVLNSIIAGTVYDTQTGETIPGANVFLEGTGKGAPTNADGMYSLTNVQPGDYEITASLMGYKKVTKEISVGSDEQIKMDFELSPNALTMDEVVVSGMVDPIDGKKVPFSVGKVSKQNIAAVPTTNSALGAIQGKVAGVQIVRGSGQPGTGVNILLRTPTSISGSSNSPMYVVDGVVLGTSFGGTTVDLESLDIENVEVIKGAAAASLYGSRAAGGVISITTSRGKGLKLDETRITYRGELGLTAAPTSLPLTIHHYYQTNAQGEFIDGSGNVTTDPNSRVISDDRIMDNDYGVPLYDNVATFFKPGSFQTHSVSVSQRLDKTNFMISANNYQEEGSLENNDGFQRNNFRVNLDHIISDKFYISASAYHNRSKRDNLSGSPFWDLLMYPNTVDLGVKDEEGNYIMQPDPSVNAENPIWRQSSRDNFTERARTLASIDLKFSPFDWLNASANMSYDRSDILSQSYVPKGTPVSVTSDARSDGYLSRGISYTDALNGSVSLSGLKRFGKLNTRVTARAMFESESYNYVGAEGEDFGLADLPDLSFARDQFASSSSQDIRSNGYFIQAGLDYDDKYIADLLLRRDGSSLFGPEARWNNYYRIGLSYRLSMEDWWTFDDITEFKLRYSRGTAGGRPGFSYRYETWSYSASSGSVSKNTLGNKNLKPEITTEQEFGVDFILLDKYSFQFSYVKQLTEQQLLQRPQRAVTGYPSQWVNDGSQSGKTLEATFEAQIYNTRDMRWSATIVADHSISQIEEWNRPSFFDGLQLIEAGASLGDMWGEYHYTSLDQLPESLQPFRDNFQVNDDGYVVAVGAGNSWKDGLTNNLWGTNVTVDGENYSWGTPIIATDEEGLPELVKVGSSLPDLNLGFLNNFFYKGFTVHTHLHAQIGGNVYNQTRQRLYQHSRHGDMDQSGKSDAAKKPFDYYYALYNFNNITQEFAEDGSFVKLREVALKYTLGKDKLSNLGLGNGVESISFGMIGRNLFTISNYSGFDPEVGSVLSRYDSFGYPVTRSFTGSIEIAF from the coding sequence ATGAGGAAACATGCTACTGTAATGTTTGCTTTGTTTTTGGCAATGTTCGTTGGTTTCGCTCAACCGAGCGCAATCGGACAGGACCAAAATTCTAACTTTGTACCATTAGATTGGTACGCACACAATGAGAGCACCTCAGCTTTCAAACAAAAAATTGATATCGATCTTAAAAACCTATTGCTCGAAGATGCTTTAAAAGCTATCGAGAAAAAAGGTAAGATCCGTTTGACTTACGATCGTGCAATTCTTCCTAAAAAGAGAGTTACACTATCTAGATCAAACATTTCCATTATAGATGCTATCACTGCAGCTATTTCAAATACTCCACTTAAAGTGATGGCATCTCCATCTGGCCAAGTGGTAATTATGGAAAACAAGAGTAGTAATGAAGTAGTACTAAACAGTATCATCGCTGGTACTGTTTATGATACTCAAACGGGTGAGACCATCCCTGGTGCAAACGTATTCTTAGAAGGTACTGGAAAAGGTGCCCCTACTAATGCTGATGGGATGTACTCACTTACAAATGTTCAGCCAGGTGATTACGAGATCACAGCTAGCTTAATGGGTTACAAAAAAGTTACTAAAGAGATTTCTGTTGGCTCTGACGAGCAGATCAAAATGGACTTCGAATTGAGCCCAAATGCTTTAACCATGGATGAGGTTGTGGTTAGTGGTATGGTTGATCCTATTGATGGGAAAAAAGTTCCTTTTTCTGTAGGTAAAGTAAGCAAGCAGAATATCGCGGCCGTACCAACTACTAACTCAGCTCTTGGAGCAATTCAGGGTAAAGTAGCGGGTGTACAAATTGTTCGTGGTTCTGGTCAGCCAGGTACCGGAGTGAACATTCTTCTAAGAACTCCTACCTCAATTTCAGGAAGTAGCAACAGCCCTATGTATGTAGTAGATGGCGTTGTACTTGGTACTTCATTTGGTGGTACAACAGTTGATTTAGAGTCGTTAGACATTGAAAATGTTGAGGTAATTAAAGGTGCCGCTGCAGCTTCACTATACGGTTCTCGTGCTGCGGGTGGTGTAATTTCTATTACAACATCACGTGGTAAAGGATTAAAGCTTGATGAAACTAGAATCACTTATCGTGGTGAGCTAGGTTTAACTGCTGCTCCTACGAGCCTTCCACTTACAATCCACCATTACTATCAGACTAACGCTCAAGGTGAGTTCATTGATGGATCAGGGAATGTGACTACAGACCCAAATTCTCGTGTTATTTCTGATGATCGTATTATGGATAATGATTATGGTGTTCCATTGTACGACAACGTAGCTACTTTCTTTAAGCCAGGTAGCTTCCAAACACATAGTGTAAGTGTTAGCCAAAGATTGGATAAAACCAATTTCATGATATCAGCTAACAACTATCAGGAAGAAGGTTCTTTAGAAAATAACGATGGTTTCCAGCGTAATAACTTCCGTGTAAACTTAGATCATATTATTAGTGATAAGTTCTACATTAGTGCAAGTGCTTACCACAACCGTTCTAAGAGAGACAACTTATCCGGTTCTCCATTTTGGGATTTATTGATGTACCCTAACACGGTTGATTTAGGCGTTAAAGATGAAGAAGGCAATTACATCATGCAGCCAGATCCATCAGTAAATGCTGAAAACCCAATTTGGCGTCAGTCTTCTCGTGATAACTTCACAGAAAGAGCACGAACTTTAGCTAGTATCGACTTAAAGTTCTCTCCATTTGATTGGTTAAATGCTTCAGCGAATATGAGTTATGACCGCTCTGATATTTTGAGTCAATCTTATGTACCAAAAGGAACTCCTGTATCGGTTACTTCCGATGCTCGTTCTGATGGTTACCTAAGCCGTGGAATTTCTTACACAGATGCACTAAATGGTTCTGTAAGTTTAAGTGGCCTTAAGCGTTTCGGGAAATTAAATACCCGTGTTACTGCTCGTGCGATGTTTGAAAGTGAAAGCTACAACTATGTTGGAGCTGAAGGTGAAGATTTCGGATTAGCAGATCTACCTGATTTAAGCTTTGCTCGTGATCAGTTTGCATCATCTTCATCTCAAGACATCCGTTCGAATGGTTACTTCATTCAAGCTGGACTTGATTATGACGACAAATACATCGCCGATTTATTATTAAGACGTGATGGTAGTTCATTATTTGGCCCTGAAGCTAGATGGAACAACTACTATCGTATTGGTCTTAGTTACCGACTATCTATGGAAGACTGGTGGACTTTTGATGACATCACAGAATTCAAATTACGTTACTCTCGTGGTACAGCTGGTGGACGTCCTGGATTCAGCTACCGTTACGAAACTTGGAGCTATAGTGCATCAAGCGGTAGTGTTTCAAAAAACACCTTAGGTAACAAAAACCTAAAACCAGAGATTACGACCGAGCAAGAGTTTGGTGTTGATTTCATCTTATTAGACAAGTACTCATTCCAGTTTTCTTATGTGAAGCAGCTTACTGAGCAGCAGTTATTACAACGTCCACAGCGTGCGGTAACAGGTTACCCAAGTCAGTGGGTAAATGACGGTTCTCAGTCTGGTAAAACTTTAGAAGCTACCTTTGAAGCTCAAATTTACAATACTCGTGATATGAGATGGTCTGCTACCATTGTTGCCGATCATTCAATCAGTCAAATTGAAGAATGGAATCGCCCTTCATTTTTTGATGGATTACAGTTAATTGAAGCAGGTGCAAGTCTTGGCGACATGTGGGGTGAATATCACTACACAAGCTTAGATCAACTACCTGAGAGTCTTCAACCATTCCGTGATAACTTCCAGGTTAACGATGATGGCTATGTAGTGGCTGTAGGCGCTGGCAACTCTTGGAAAGATGGTCTTACTAATAACCTATGGGGAACCAACGTAACAGTTGATGGAGAAAATTACTCATGGGGTACACCTATTATCGCTACTGATGAAGAAGGTCTTCCTGAGTTGGTTAAAGTTGGATCAAGTTTACCAGATTTAAATCTTGGTTTCCTTAACAACTTCTTTTACAAAGGGTTCACTGTTCATACTCACTTACACGCTCAAATTGGCGGTAATGTATACAACCAAACTCGTCAGAGACTATACCAGCATTCACGCCACGGTGATATGGATCAAAGTGGAAAAAGTGATGCTGCTAAGAAGCCTTTCGATTACTACTACGCACTGTACAACTTCAACAACATCACTCAAGAGTTTGCTGAAGATGGTTCATTCGTAAAACTTCGTGAAGTGGCCCTAAAGTACACTTTAGGAAAAGATAAGCTTTCAAATTTAGGGTTAGGAAATGGTGTTGAGTCGATCTCATTTGGTATGATTGGCCGTAACCTATTCACCATCTCTAATTACTCAGGATTCGATCCAGAAGTAGGATCTGTATTAAGCCGTTACGACAGCTTTGGATACCCAGTTACCCGTTCATTCACTGGTAGCATTGAAATTGCATTCTAA
- a CDS encoding FecR family protein, whose amino-acid sequence MSYRPKPGNSDWDLLAKYFSGNTSETESKKIEQWAQSSPKNQELFRSAEEAWEASRSSRQLWDTDAAWNTLQQKIDERSVSKAQNKLHSYKSARTRNRLVPLLKVAAILFVVASSVTAYYQYFANTSVLEVVELAPEKVFTNKKGQRSTLQLPDNSKVHLAADSRLVLKSGFNDTERRVFIEGEAFFEITHNASKPFKVESDHGLVTVLGTKFNVNAYPELTQQEVAVAEGKVSFNAIEGNSTPAILTAGTLGILPFNGDNISIQRIENIEWYTGWINGQLIFNDTPLTSVITKLERWYDIKCEIKGESIGSKRLTGTFENQRLSEVLDAISMSLNLKHGKVEGTYVFSQS is encoded by the coding sequence ATGAGCTACCGACCAAAACCGGGGAATTCAGATTGGGATTTATTAGCGAAGTATTTTTCTGGTAATACTTCAGAAACTGAGTCTAAAAAGATTGAGCAATGGGCTCAATCTAGCCCTAAGAATCAAGAATTATTTAGAAGCGCTGAAGAAGCGTGGGAAGCAAGCCGTAGTTCTCGTCAACTTTGGGATACGGATGCGGCTTGGAATACCCTTCAACAAAAAATTGACGAGCGTTCCGTAAGCAAAGCTCAGAATAAATTACACAGTTACAAGTCTGCAAGAACACGCAATCGACTTGTACCTCTCCTTAAAGTAGCAGCGATACTATTTGTGGTCGCTTCATCGGTAACAGCTTATTACCAATACTTTGCAAACACCTCTGTATTAGAAGTAGTGGAGTTGGCCCCTGAAAAAGTCTTTACTAATAAAAAAGGTCAACGTTCAACCTTACAGCTCCCAGATAATAGTAAAGTTCATTTAGCCGCTGATAGCCGATTGGTGTTGAAGTCAGGGTTTAATGATACAGAACGAAGAGTATTTATAGAAGGCGAAGCATTTTTTGAGATTACACATAATGCTTCAAAGCCATTCAAAGTAGAATCAGATCATGGGTTAGTAACAGTTCTAGGTACAAAGTTTAATGTAAACGCATATCCGGAACTCACTCAACAAGAAGTTGCCGTGGCAGAAGGTAAAGTCTCATTTAATGCTATAGAGGGAAATAGCACCCCGGCCATTTTAACAGCTGGTACACTTGGGATTTTACCTTTTAACGGTGACAACATAAGTATACAAAGAATAGAAAACATTGAATGGTATACAGGTTGGATCAACGGCCAACTCATATTCAATGACACTCCGCTTACTTCGGTAATTACGAAGCTAGAACGATGGTACGATATTAAATGCGAGATAAAAGGGGAAAGTATTGGCTCAAAAAGGCTCACCGGTACCTTTGAAAATCAACGGCTTAGTGAGGTTCTTGATGCCATTTCGATGTCATTAAACCTCAAACATGGGAAAGTAGAAGGCACGTATGTGTTTTCCCAAAGTTAA
- a CDS encoding RNA polymerase sigma-70 factor, producing the protein MIYSSKPSNEEILQCVQLVRAGDKCAFENLFKHFYAQLCEFAFQYVKNRQCAEDIVQLLFLHIYEKGEEWNPTGNIKSYLFTAVRNRSLNYLRSQSKTNDHQSLDNPSSDALKLSHTHVEEELYAQDLNRAIQSAFENMPDQRRRIFMLSRESNLTYREIAKVLGISIKTVETQMGRALKLLRKELNIFFTLIKN; encoded by the coding sequence ATGATTTATTCATCAAAGCCATCAAACGAGGAGATTTTGCAGTGTGTACAACTTGTACGTGCTGGGGATAAGTGTGCGTTTGAGAATTTATTCAAGCATTTTTATGCTCAGCTTTGTGAGTTTGCCTTCCAGTATGTGAAAAACCGCCAATGCGCTGAAGATATCGTTCAATTGTTGTTTCTTCATATATATGAAAAAGGCGAAGAATGGAACCCAACTGGGAATATTAAATCCTATTTATTCACAGCTGTTCGAAATCGGTCGTTAAACTATTTACGATCTCAAAGTAAAACTAATGACCATCAATCATTAGACAACCCCTCTAGTGACGCGCTCAAATTATCGCACACCCATGTTGAGGAAGAACTTTATGCTCAGGATTTAAATAGGGCCATACAAAGTGCATTTGAAAACATGCCAGACCAACGACGGCGAATTTTTATGCTTAGCAGAGAAAGCAATTTAACATACCGAGAGATCGCAAAAGTATTGGGTATATCAATTAAAACGGTAGAAACTCAGATGGGTAGAGCCTTAAAACTACTCCGAAAAGAACTGAATATTTTCTTTACGTTAATAAAAAATTAA
- a CDS encoding LytR C-terminal domain-containing protein, whose protein sequence is MSETKDGASASPNPLYLNAAIAFLSVLLLGLLIALATRIIYPRVFNERADQSTELIGRIIQLEVLNGCGVPGIANNFTGLLRDNGFDVVETGNFERFDVQETMVISRSSSLDNARRVALALGVSEENIIREESPHFYLDVTVVLGSDYEKLKTE, encoded by the coding sequence ATGAGTGAAACTAAAGATGGAGCATCGGCTTCACCGAATCCCCTTTATCTAAATGCCGCAATTGCTTTCCTGTCTGTTCTACTATTAGGACTTCTTATTGCACTTGCTACACGTATTATCTATCCAAGAGTATTTAATGAACGTGCTGACCAAAGCACAGAACTTATAGGCCGAATCATTCAACTTGAAGTTCTTAATGGCTGCGGCGTTCCTGGCATTGCCAACAACTTCACTGGGTTATTGCGCGACAATGGGTTTGATGTTGTTGAAACAGGAAACTTCGAACGATTTGATGTTCAGGAAACCATGGTTATTTCCAGAAGCTCATCTTTAGATAATGCACGTAGAGTTGCTCTCGCCCTTGGTGTAAGTGAAGAAAACATCATTAGAGAAGAATCTCCTCATTTCTATTTAGATGTAACGGTAGTGTTGGGTAGCGACTATGAAAAACTAAAGACTGAATAG
- the queA gene encoding tRNA preQ1(34) S-adenosylmethionine ribosyltransferase-isomerase QueA, producing the protein MKLTDFRYELEGLNVPDKPLEKRDDARLMVLNRAEETIEHRKFSDIHEYLNEGDVIVYNNTKVFPARLNGKKEKTEADIEVFLLRELQPENMLWDVLVEPARKIRIGNKLYFGEEDQELMAEVVDNTTSRGRTIRFLFEGTNDELYERLDALGKMPLPPYIEREPVDEDKEQYQTIYATERGAVAAPTAGMHFTEDLIKKIEAKGVEMLPITLHIGWGTFRNVEVEDLTKHRMDSENYFISKDTSDKINVALKSKKKKVVAIGTSAVRAIETSVMASGLSKMGTGWTDKFIYPPYQFKITEGLVTNFHRPESTLLMLAAAFGGYDFMMKAYEEAKKENYRLFSFGDAMLVI; encoded by the coding sequence ATGAAACTCACCGATTTTAGATACGAACTCGAAGGCCTAAACGTGCCAGACAAACCATTAGAGAAAAGAGACGATGCACGTCTTATGGTTCTTAACAGAGCTGAAGAAACTATTGAACACCGTAAATTCTCCGATATTCACGAGTATTTAAATGAAGGCGATGTTATTGTGTACAATAATACGAAAGTATTTCCAGCTCGCCTGAATGGAAAGAAAGAGAAAACCGAAGCGGATATTGAAGTGTTTTTACTACGTGAGCTTCAACCAGAGAATATGCTTTGGGATGTGTTAGTTGAGCCAGCGCGTAAAATTCGAATTGGTAACAAGCTTTATTTCGGCGAAGAAGACCAAGAGCTCATGGCCGAGGTTGTAGATAATACAACATCACGTGGTCGTACCATTCGTTTCCTCTTTGAAGGAACCAATGATGAGCTGTATGAGCGTTTAGATGCTTTAGGAAAAATGCCATTACCTCCATACATCGAGCGTGAGCCTGTTGATGAAGATAAAGAGCAATACCAAACAATTTATGCTACTGAGCGTGGCGCGGTTGCGGCACCAACAGCAGGTATGCACTTTACTGAAGATTTGATCAAGAAGATTGAAGCTAAAGGCGTTGAGATGTTGCCTATTACCTTACACATCGGTTGGGGAACATTCAGGAATGTAGAAGTAGAGGATTTGACGAAGCACAGAATGGATTCAGAGAACTACTTTATTTCAAAAGACACTTCAGATAAAATTAACGTAGCACTAAAGTCTAAGAAGAAAAAAGTAGTGGCTATTGGTACAAGTGCTGTTCGAGCAATTGAAACAAGTGTGATGGCAAGTGGATTGTCAAAAATGGGTACAGGTTGGACAGACAAGTTTATATACCCACCTTACCAATTCAAGATTACTGAAGGACTAGTAACAAATTTCCATAGACCTGAGTCAACATTGCTCATGCTTGCTGCCGCTTTTGGTGGTTACGACTTCATGATGAAGGCGTACGAAGAAGCGAAGAAAGAAAACTATCGTCTGTTTTCTTTTGGCGATGCAATGCTTGTAATATAA
- the ispD gene encoding 2-C-methyl-D-erythritol 4-phosphate cytidylyltransferase yields the protein MSIKAAIIPAAGSGTRLGSEIPKPFLPLGGAPILQHTLSQFINIPGMHQIIIATSAPYMEKVRAICEKLNAGHIQFDVIEGGSERQFSIQNALETLADEVELVAIHDAVRPFISEEVIVQCFDTAENYDGAIVAVRAKDTLKKVNTDLTILETPDRSAMWQAQTPQIFQKHIIIEANQKAIDEGFLGTDDASLVEYAGYEVKVVEGERDNFKITYPIDLKIAEFILKEKL from the coding sequence TTGAGTATTAAAGCCGCAATAATACCGGCTGCAGGATCCGGAACCCGTTTGGGTTCCGAGATTCCTAAACCTTTTCTTCCACTCGGTGGAGCGCCCATCTTACAGCATACCCTTTCGCAATTCATAAATATACCGGGTATGCACCAAATTATTATCGCAACTTCTGCTCCTTATATGGAGAAGGTGCGTGCGATTTGTGAAAAACTGAATGCTGGGCATATTCAATTCGATGTAATTGAAGGAGGGAGCGAACGGCAGTTTTCTATTCAGAATGCCTTGGAAACACTAGCTGATGAAGTTGAACTTGTTGCTATCCACGATGCAGTACGGCCATTTATTTCAGAGGAAGTTATTGTACAGTGCTTTGATACCGCTGAGAATTATGACGGAGCTATTGTTGCCGTTAGAGCTAAGGACACCTTGAAAAAGGTCAATACTGATTTAACCATACTGGAGACTCCTGATAGATCGGCGATGTGGCAGGCTCAAACGCCTCAGATTTTTCAGAAACATATCATCATTGAAGCAAATCAAAAGGCGATTGATGAAGGTTTTCTAGGTACCGACGATGCTTCATTGGTTGAATATGCTGGTTATGAGGTGAAAGTAGTGGAAGGAGAACGGGATAATTTTAAAATTACCTACCCCATAGATTTAAAAATTGCTGAATTCATTTTAAAGGAAAAACTATGA
- the ispF gene encoding 2-C-methyl-D-erythritol 2,4-cyclodiphosphate synthase — protein sequence MKSIRIGYGYDVHKFGPNRDLIIGGVKIPFELGLVGHSDADVLLHAITDALFGALSLGDIGKHFPDTDPKYKNVDSRILLREAYDLIKKLGYELGNLDATVVAEKPKLAPYIYAIRETIAQDLAVDIEDVSVKATTSEKLGFTGRMEGISASASLLLFKIDQNG from the coding sequence ATGAAGAGTATTCGGATTGGTTATGGTTATGATGTGCACAAATTTGGCCCCAATCGTGATCTTATTATTGGTGGGGTGAAAATCCCGTTTGAATTAGGTTTGGTAGGGCACTCAGATGCGGATGTGCTGCTGCATGCAATAACCGATGCTTTATTCGGCGCGCTCTCACTAGGGGATATTGGTAAGCATTTTCCAGATACAGATCCTAAGTATAAAAATGTAGATAGTAGAATTTTACTTAGAGAGGCTTACGACTTGATAAAGAAGCTCGGGTATGAGCTAGGTAATCTAGACGCTACAGTTGTAGCGGAGAAGCCCAAGCTAGCTCCCTATATCTACGCTATCAGAGAAACAATTGCCCAAGACCTTGCGGTAGACATAGAAGATGTTTCTGTTAAAGCCACCACTTCAGAAAAGCTGGGGTTTACAGGTAGAATGGAAGGCATTTCAGCTTCCGCTAGTTTGTTGCTATTTAAAATTGACCAAAATGGCTGA